The region TGTTTTGAAAAATATGGGGTGAGACCTTCACAGTTTATAGATTATCAATCACTTTTAGGTGATAGTGCTGATAATGTGCCTGGAGTAAAGGGTGTAGGTGCAAAAACTGCAGAAGCATTGATTAAAGAATATGGTTCTTTAGATAAGATTTATGAAAATCTTGAAAATATAGAAAAGACAAGATGGAAAAATCTTTTAACTGAAGGTAAAGAGATGGCTTATATCTCAAAACAATTAGTAACATTAAATACAGATTGTCATTGTATTGATGAGATAGAAACATATCAATTACCAAAAGAAAATCCAATATTAAGGATTGCTGATATTTTATTGGAATATGATTTAAATAGAATCATTGATAGAGTAAATAAAGAGGGTTTAAATTATAAAACTAATATTCCTATAAAAATTGAAAAAAAAGTAGAAAATTATGAATATATACTTTTAGATGATGAAAAAAAATTATTAGAAGTTATAAATTCAATTCCTGAAGATACAATTGTTGCTTTTGATACAGAAACAACAGATATAGATACAAAAAATGCTTCATTGGTAGGTTTTTCATTTTGTTTTGAGAATAACAAAGCATATTATATCCCTATAAATCACCAATATTTAGGTGCACCTGCACAAATCTCTTTTGAAATTGTTTCTGAAGCTATAAACAAATTAAATACTAAAAAATTAGTTTTGCAAAACTTCAAATACGATTTTTCAATTATTAAAAATGAACTAAATATTGAATTAAAACTTTATGCAGATACAATGATTTTAGCATGGTTATTAAACAGTAGTGAAAGAGTAGGGCTTGATGCTTTAGCTTCAAAATATTTTGACCACACTATGATAGCTTTTAAAGATGTAGTTAAAAAAGGTGAAAATTTTTCTAATGTAGATATAAATGAAGCTTGTAATTATGCTGCTGAAGATGCACTATTTACTTATAAAATCTATTTTAAACTTTTAGAAGAATTTAAAGAAATCCAAGCAGAAAACTTGGTAAAAATCGCTCATGACTATGAATTTGATTTTATTTATGTTTTAGAAAATATGGAAGAAAATGGAATAAAACTTGATATTGAAAAACTAAAAGAATTAAAACAAAAAAGCAATATATATATTCAAGAATTAACATCAAAAATTTATGAAAAAGCAGGAAGAGAGTTTAATATCAATTCTCCTAAACAATTAGGTACATTACTTTTTGATGAATTAAAACTTCCACCATCTAAGAAAACAAAAAGTGGTTATAGTACAAACGAAGTAGTACTTCAAAAACTAAAAGATGCTCATGAGATTGTTCCTTTATTATTAGACTACAGAGAATCTTATAAATTACAATCTACATATATTGAACCCTTATTAAATTTAGCAAAAAAAGATGATAAAAATAGAATCTATACATCATTTTTACAAACCGGAACTGCAACAGGTAGATTAAGTTCAAAAAATCCAAACCTACAAAACATCCCTGTTAGAAGTGAAGCAGGGGGACTAATTAGAAGTGCCTTTATACCTAAAGATGGATATAAGCTTGTTGGTATTGATTATTCACAAATAGAATTAAGACTTTTAGCACATTTTTCTCAAGATGAAGCTTTAGTTGAAGCATTTAAAGCAAATAAAGATATTCATAGACAAACAGCTGTAAAAATATTTGGAGAAGAGTTAGCTGATTCTAAAAGATCTATCGCCAAATCAATAAACTTTGGATTACTTTATGGAATGGGTAGTAGAAAACTTGGAGATACATTAGGAATACCTGCAAAAGAAGCAAAACAATATATTGATGCTTATTTTGAAAACTTTGTTAGTGTTAAAGAATATTTAAAATCTATTGAAAATAAAGCATTAGAAAATGGTTTTGTAGAGACTTTAATAGGTAGAAGAAGAGTTTTTGATTTTGATTCTGCAAATGCTATGATGAAAGCTGCTTTTTTAAGAGAATCAGTAAATACACTTTTTCAAGGTAGTGCAGCAGATTTAATAAAACTAGCAATGATTGATATATATAAAAAGTATAAAAACAACGATAAAATCAATATGTTATTGCAAATCCATGATGAATTAATATTTGAAATAGAAGAATCAGAAGTAGATAAAATAACGAAAGATATTGTAGATATAATGGAAAATATATATAAATTAAATGTACCTCTAAAGGTCTCAAAAAGTATAGGAATGTCTTGGCAAGAACTTAAATAGATTAAAAATATTTACTTTTTCTTTATTTTTTAATAATTTTCTTTTGACATTTGAATTCAATTTTGTTAAAATAAGTTTCTAAAATATTTACAAAAGAGTCAAACATGATAAAAACATTAAAAAACATTAGAAAATTGTACAATGCAAAATTACTTTTTGTTAGTAATGATAGTTCATTAAGTACAACTATAGAAAATGAATTTGATGAATACTTCAAAGAATTATCTTTGGTAGAAAGCTCAGATGAAGCAATAGAAAAACTAGAAGAAACAAATTTTGATATGATTATAATTGATACTGATGTTTCTGCTAAAGATTTTGAAGAAGCATGCTCTGCTATATCAAATGCTGCACCATCATTACCTAAAATTATTATTTCAAATAATGATAACAATGATGATATTGTTACAGCTATAAATAGTAGTGCATACACATTTTTAACAAAACCTTTAAAATCAAAAGATATAAAGTTGGCAGTTATAATGTGTTTAAATCAAACAAAAAGAGGTGACAAAATAGAATTCCAAGATGGTATTTATTTTGATGAATATAGAGATCAATTCTTTAAACCTGGTGGTGTACTTATTGACTTTACAAGACTTGAAAAAGGTTTTATGAAACTTCTAATTAGTAAAAAAGGTGATATTGTAGATTATGATACAATCAAGAGTGTAGTTTGGAAAGGTAAAAATATGTCTATTTATACAATGAGAAATATTGTAAATAAAATTAGACAAAAAACTTACTATGAAATTATAAAGAATCATTCAAATAAAGGTTATACAATTGATAGTCCGAAAAAATAGTCAATTGTAAAATTAATATTAATAAATTCAATGGAAGAAAAAATTGTATCTAAAGAGGAACTTATTCAACTTTTCGAGGATCAAAAATTACTTGATACTGGGAAAGGTTGGATGATGGGTGATTATGAAGTGGAAATTATCGCACTTCATGAAATAGATCCTAAATTTTTGCAAGATGTAACAAATGCAAAGTTCTATAAGTTAAAACCAAAAGAGGGGAAATAAATAATGTCACACTGTCCATACTGTGGAAAAAAAATAGCTATGAGTAAAGCATTTTGCTCGCGTAGTTGTAAAGAGAACTATTTTCAATTGATTGCAATACAAGTTCCAAAACCATTTTTAAAAAGAATCTTTATATTTAGTACTCCTGAAGAAAGAGAAAAAGAGATAGAAAACTTCGCAAATAGACATGGTTGGAGAATTGATTTACTGCAAAAAAAGATAGATGAATTAGCAGTAGAGTATGGATTCATTGAAACAAAATAATACTAATATTACACTTGATAATAGTATATTAAATCAATCACAAATTTTATATGTTGAAGATGATGAACTTATTAGAAATGAAACATTTTCAATTTTAGAAAGATTTTTCAAAAAAGTATTTATTGCAAAAGATGGTAAAGAAGCTCTTGACATTTACCATGAAAACAAATCAGATATTGAATTAATACTTACAGATATAAATATGCCTATAATGGATGGTATTGAATTTATCACTGAAGTTAGAAAAGAAGATGATGAAACACCAGTTCTTGTAGTAACTGCATTTAATGATGTTTCATTGCTTATAAAAGTTATTAAACTTAATGTATCTGATTATATTGTAAAACCTATGCAAATGAATGCTACATTAAAAATATTAAATAAGATACTTATAAATAAACATAATCAAAAAATGGTTTTGAAGCAGAAAAATGAACTTCAAATCTATAAAGATATTTTAGATAAAGAAAATTTAGTTAGTGAAACAGACTTAAATGGTATTATAACTTACGCTAATGATATTTTTTGTGAAGTTTCAGGATACACAAAAGAGGAATTAATTGGTGTAAACCATAATATAGTAAGACACCCTGATGTATCACCTAAAATATATGAAAATATGTGGAATACTATCCAAAATAAACAAGTTTGGAAGGGAAAAATTAAGAATAAAGCAAAAGATGGTTCTGCATATTATGTCAAATCTACAGTTTTTCCTATTTTAGATGAAGATGGAAATATTGAAAAATATGTTGCAAGTAGATTTCTAATCACTGAAGATGAGGAAGAAAGACATAAATTAAAAAAATACATAATGCATCAAAAAACACAACAAGTAAAACATGAAAAACAGCTTCAAGATGAATTTGATGATGCCTTACATTATGCCAAAATGCAAAAAGACCAACAAGTAGCAAAATTTATTCATGAATTAAATGAACAAATTAAGATACTAAGAGCAAAAAATGCAGATGAAAAAGGGAGAGTATTAGGTTTAGAAAAAAACTTAAAAAATGCTCTAGATAAAAATGATGATCTTCAAAAGGGATATCAAACAAGAATAGAGAAACTTCATTCTACTGCAATAACTGCAGCAGAAGAGTATCAGAAGATTAAAAAAAGAGATGGAATAATAACAGAAAAATTACAAAAATCTCAAGAAGCTATAAAAACCTTACAAGGTTATATTGATGAATATAGAAAGAAAATCAGCGATTTAGAAGATGTAATAGCTACATATGAAAAGGAGCATGGTAAAATCACTATTTAGACGCTGTTTTTTTTGAAATAAAAAGTAGTAGTAAAATACAAAAAAAAGCAAATATTCCTGAGATAAGCATCCCCATAGTTAGCCATCCACCATATAAAAACCCAAGTTGAATATCAGGTTGTCTGTAAAATTCAGCTATTATTCTAGTTATTGAATAAAGAATTCCATACATTATTGCTAACTGTCCATCAAAAGTTTTTCTTTTTCTATAAATAAAAAGTATTACAAAAACTAAAATACCTTCTAAAGCCCCTTCATATAGTTGAGATGGATGTCTTAAAATACCATCTACATATATGCCCCAAGGAACATCAGTAACTCTACCAACTAATTCTTGATTGAAAAAATTACCTATTCTTCCAAATACGTAAGCTCCCGAAATACCTAAAACAGAAATATCGGTAATAAACCAGAAGGATACCTTATGTTTTTTACAAAAAAGTAAAGAGGCTATTAAAAACCCTATAAATGCACCATGATAACTCATTCCTGATATACCAGTATATACACCATCAATAAATGGATTAAATATTTGCCAAGGATGAGTCAAATAATACATAGTTTGAGTATCATAAAATAATACATAGCCCAATCTAGCACCTAATATTACACCAATCTCTGCCCACCAAATATATGAATCAAAAAGTTCATTTGATATTGGTAACTTATCATGTTTTATAAACCATTTTGCAATAAATATTGCAGAGATTAGTGCTAGGGCATACATTATTCCATACCAGTGAACAGCAATAGAACCTATATTAAATGCAACTGGATTAAAGTTAGAATAAATATTTTGCCAAAATTCCATATTTTCCCTAATCTAAAGCTTCAGCTATTAATTCAATAGGATTTTTAAATTTAACATCAACATTAGCTTGGTGTAAAGAGTTTGTAATCTGCATTCTACAGGCACTACATTCAGCACTTACAATTTGTGCTTTTGTATCTTTAATCATTGCAGCTTTTGGTACACCAGCAGCTTTCGCAAAATGGTATTTTTCTGTTTGCATAGTTACACCACCAAATCCACAACATCTATTGGGATCACTCATTTCGTTAATTACATAGTTTTGCTTAAGAAGTTCTCTTGGTTCTTGCCAAACATTTTGCATTTTTCTTGCATGACATGGGTCATGGTATGTAATAACTTCATTGATTTTTTTGTTTGATGCAGCTAATTTTTCTTTTAATTTTGTAGAATTCTCTAACCATTTTGTTGCTAATAAAACTTTTTTAGATATTTTTGCTGCTCTTTCTTTCCATTCTGGTTGATTATGTAAATAGTGTTCCCAATCTTGATTAATCATTGCACTACAAGTAGCTTCAGGAATTATTATAGCATCTACTTCATCAATCCATGTCTCAAAATATTCAATATTTTTCTTCACAAGATAATCAACTGTATCAAAATCTCCTGTAAAATAAGCAGGAGCACCACAACAAAGTTGTTTTTTGGGAATAAATATATTTACATCCAATTTTTTAAGTACATCAACTAAAGCATCACCAATATTTGTATATGAATAATTACCCATACAACCTATAAAAATTGCAACTTTATTTTTTCTGCCATCACTTAATTCTACTTGATTTTTTGCAGGTATATTTTCAGGATATTTATTTAAAAATGTTTTCTTATCAGCAAAAGGTAGAGCTCTATCTTTTTTTACAATTGGTAAAGAAAATCTAGGTAATGCACTCTCTTTGGCTTTATCTATTTTTAAACCACATGTTTGAAATACCCACCCAAGTTTTGCAAGAAAATCCATAGTTTTTCTATGTCTTAAAAGATAAAAAAATGCTCTTTTATACCAAGCAATACCATATTTTTTTGCAATATCAGATCTTACTTGTTCAATAATCATATCAGTAGGTAAATCATTAGGACAAACTTCTACGCAATTTGTACATAAAAAACATGATTCAAAAATATCTTTTGCATTTTTATCTAATTCTAGTTCATCTCGCTTATAAGCACCAAGAAGATCGATAAAACCTCTTGGACTTGTAGTTTCATCTTGATTTATATTAAAAATTGTACAAACTGGTTTACATTTACCACATTTAACACAATCATCACTTATTTTTGTATAATCAAATTTTTGAATTTCACTCATTATATCGTTTTACTAAACCTTCTTTTATTTTCTGGTACTTTTTTTAAATATGCATCAAATGGCATACATATATTTCTAATTAACATTGTTCCTGTTTGAGATACTTGTATTTTATCATCAACAATAGAAACTAAATCTGCTTCAATAAACTCAGTTAACATTTTTAAGTCTTCATTAAAGTAGTCATAAAAATCTATATTAAACTTCTCTTCTACTCTTTTTATATTTAAACTAAAATTACTCATTAATTCCATAATTACATATTGTCTTAATATATCATCTTCGCTAAGTTTATAACCTTTAAATGTTGGTAGTTTCCCTTCATCTAAAGAGGCTTCATATTGTTTTAAATCTTTAAAATTTTGTGCATAATAATCAACACCATTTCCAATAGATGTCACACCAATTCCTATTAAATCTGCACCACCTTTTGTTGTATATCCTTGGAAGTTTCTATGTAATTCGCCTTTTTCTATTGCTTTGAATAATTCATCTTCAGGCTTTGCAAAGTGATCCATTCCCACCATTTTATAACCATTTGTAGTAAAAAAATCAATTGTATCTTTTAAAATCTCTAATTTTTCTGTTGGTGGTGCAAAAGTTGATTCATCAAACTTTCTCATAGTTTTCATTAGCCATGGTACATGGGCATAGTTAAATACAGCTAATCTATCTGGATTTAATTTTATAATTTGTTCAATTGTTTCATGAAAAGTTTTTTTATTTTGATGAGGAAGTCCATAAATCAAATCTACATTTATAGAGTGAATCCCAGCATCTCTTGCTATATTCATTACATTTTGAGTTGTTTCATAAGGTTGGATTCTATGAATAGTTTTTTGAACCTCTTCATTTAAGTCTTGTACTCCAAAACTTAATCTGTTACATCCACCTTTTTTTAATACTGCCATATGTTCTTTAGTAAAATATCTTGGGTCAACTTCACATGAAATTTCAGCATCTTCACTAAAATTAGGAAAAGTTTCTTTTAACATAGTTATAACTTCATCTAATTGTTCAGGCGAAAAATAAGTTGGTGTTCCTCCGCCAAAGTGCATTTGAGTAACAGTTCTATTTGTATTTAATGCATCTTTTAATAAATCCAATTCTTTTTTTAAATACTCTAAGTATTTAACTTTTTTATCTTCTTTTGAAGTAAAAATAACATTGCATCCACAAAAGTAACAGGCACTTCTACAAAAAGGTAAATGTATATAAAGTGATAAATTTCTATCATCACTTTGATTTTTATAGTACTCTTTTAAATCTTGTTCAGTAAAATCTTCAGAGAACTCTGGTGCTGTAGGATATGAAGTATATCTAGGCCCTGGTTTTGAATATTTTTCAAATTTTTTAAAATCAATCATTATATCTTCTTATTTTGTATTTTGTCTATCTAACCAAACCATAACACCTTTTTGTGCATGTAGTCTATTTTCAGCCTCTTCAAAAATTAAACTTTGGTCACCTTCAATTACACTTTCACTTACCTCATAACCTCTATAAGCTGGTAAACAATGTAAGAATATTGCATCTGACGTACCTAATTTCATCATTTCATCATCTACGATATACCCATCAAAGTCTTTTATTCTTTTCTCTTTTTCATCCTCTTGTCCCATTGAAACCCAAGTATCTGTAGTTATTACATTTGCACCTTTAACTGCTTCTTTAGGATCATTTGTAACAATAATTTTTGCACCTGATTCTTTAGCAAAAGCGTAAGCATCATCTAAAATATTTTTATCTACTTCATAACCTATTGGAGTAGCTATTCTTAATTCAAAACCAAGTTTTGATGCAAGCATAAGCCAAGAGTGTGTCATATTATTACCATCACCAACATATGCTGCTACAAGATTTTTATCTAAACCTTTTTCTTGAATAGTTAAATAATCAGCCATAAGTTGTACAGGATGGTATTCATTTGTTAAACCATTTATCACAGGAACTTTTGAATATTTAGCAAACTCTTCTAATTTACTTTGTTCAAATGTTCTAATCATAACCATATCAACCATTCTTGAAATAACTCTAGCTGTATCACTCATAGGTTCGCCACGTCCAAGTTGAATATCATTAGAAGATAAGAAAAGTCCGATTCCACCTAATTGATAAATACCTGTTTCAAAACTAACTCTAGTTCTTGTACTACTTTTTTCAAAAATCATACCTAAAGTATATCTTGGTAAATAATCTTTATAAACTCTATTTTTAGTCTCTTTCTTGATTTTTGCTGCTAAGTCTAAAATTTCTAAAATTTCTTCTTTTGTATAGTCTCTTAATGTTAAAAAGTGTCTCATGATTTAACCTTTCATTTTAAAAAAGAATCAATTTTAACCAAAAACCATTTACTATTAACTTAAAAATTATGAATTCTCTTTTAAAGGTACTCATAAAAATTATTATTTATTCTTTAAAGCCCATTTCGTGACACTTTAGTGACTTTTTATATTATTATTTTTTAAGATGAATACTCCTATTATACACTTTTAAAAGGATCAATATGATAGAAAATATACTCAAAAGAGATGGCTCTTATGAAAAATTTCAAGCATACAAAATAAAAGATGTAATAAAAAAAGCTTTTAAAAGCGTACATACAACTTATGATGCTACTGTTTATTTAAATGTAATTGAACAATTAAATAAAAAAAGAGTATTTGCAGTAGAAGATGTACAAGATTTAATTGAAAATGAATTATACAAAGCAAGATATTTTGAAGTTATGAAATCTTTTATGTTATATAGACATATGCATAAAATGCAAAGAGAACAAATTTTAGGACTTAATGAAGATACAACTTATATAAATTCAACACAAACTATAGAAGAGTATATAAATGGTACTGATTGGAGAATTAATGCTAATTCAAATACTGGATATTCCCATGCAGGTCTAATTAATAATAGTGCAGGGAAGATTATAGCTAATTATTGGCTTGACAAAATTTATACTAAAGAAGAAGGTTATGCACATAGGAATGCTGATTATCATATTCATGATTTAGATTGTTTAAGTGGATATTGTGCAGGTTGGAGTTTAAGAGTATTACTTGATGAAGGATTTAATGGTGTAAGAGGTAGAGTTGAGAGTTGTGCTCCTAACCATTTTAGAGAAGCACTAGGTCAGATGGCAAACTTTTTAGGTATATTACAAAGTGAATGGGCCGGAGCTCAAGCTTTTTCTTCATTTGATACATATTTAGCACCATATGTATTTAAAGATGCCTTATCTTTTGAAGATGTCAAAAAAAATATTAGAAGTTTTATTTATAATCTAAATGTTCCAGCAAGATGGGGACAAAGTCCTTTTACAAATATTACTATCGATTGGACAGTACCTAGTGATTTAAAAGATCAAACACCAACAAAAAACCAGAAACATCTATTTACTAATATAAAAGATAAAGATTTACTTCAAAAAGCAAAACAAAGAGGTTTTGATACTTTAGAGAATATGACATATAAAGCTTTTCAAGTTGAGATGAATATGATTAATAAAGCTTATTATGAAGTTATGACTGAAGGGGATAAAACAGGTCAACCTTTTACTTTTCCAATTCCAACAGTAAATATTACTGAAGATTTTGATTGGTATGGAGAAAATACAGATTTACTTTTTGAGAATACTGCAAAGATTGGTTCATCTTATTTTCAAAATTTTATAGGTAGTCAATATATAAAAGATAAAAATGGGAAACTTATACCAAATAACGAAGCTTATAAACCAGGGCATGTAAGATCAATGTGTTGTAGATTACAATTAGATTTAAGAGAATTATTAAAAAGGGGTGGTGGTCTATTTGGAAGTGCGGAGATGACAGGAAGTATAGGTGTTGTTACAATCAATATGGCAAGACTAGGGTATCTATATAAAGATGATAAAGAAGCCCTTCTTAATAGACTTGAAGAGCTTATGGATTTAGCACAATCAACTTTAGAGAAAAAAAGAGTTTTTATAAATGATTTATATGAAAGAGGATTATTCCCATACACAAAAAGATATCTTCCAAGTTTTAATAACCATTTTTCAACAATAGGTGTAAATGGTATAAATGAGATGATTATTAATTTTACAGAAAAGAAATATGATATATCAAAAGATGAAGGGATATCTTTTGCAATTGAGATTTTAGATTTCATGAGAAAGAGAATGATTAAATATCAAGAAGAAACAGGAAATCTATATAACCTTGAAGCAACACCTGCTGAAGGGACTACATATAGATTTGCAAAAGAAGATAAAAAAAGATATTCAGATATTCATCAAGCAGGATTTGGGAAAAATATTTTTTATACAAATTCATCTCAATTACCAGTTGATTTTACAGATGATATATTTGAAGCATTAAATTTGCAAGATGAACTTCAAGGCAAATACACTGGTGGAACTGTATTACATCTTTATATGAGAGAAAGAATAAGTTCAATAGAAGCTTGTAGAAAATTGATTAAAAATGTTATATCAAATTACACTTTGCCATATATAACAATAAGTCCTGTATTTTCTATTTGCCCAAAACATGGCTATATAGATGGAGAATATGAATATTGTCCAAAATGTGATGAAGAAATTTTAGATGAGGAGTTAAATAATGAAAAGCTTAGAGCCTAGTAAATTAAAAGAAAAGAGAACTAGATGTATTGTATACACTAGAGTTATGGGTTACCATAGACCAGTTGAAAGTTTCAATATCGGTAAAAAGGGTGAACATTCTCAAAGGGTGAAATTTATTGAAAAAAATTATCTATAATATAACACCTTTTACAACTGTTGATTATAAAGATCATTTATCTTGTATTGTATGGTTTATATCATGCAATATGAGATGCAGGTATTGCTATAATCCTAATATAGTAAATTCTAAAAATGGTGAATATACTCTTGAGGATTTAATAGATTTTTTAAAAAGAAGAGTAGGGTTATTAGATTCTGTAGTTTTAAGTGGTGGAGAGGCTACACTTCATGATTTACAAACTATTTGTAATGATATAAAAGATCTTGGCTTTAAGATAAAATTAGACACCAATGGTTCTAATCCAAAATTATTAAATACACTTATAAAAAATAACTTATTAGATTTTGTTGCGTTGGACTTTAAATCAAATGAAAAAAATTTTAATAAAATTACAAAATCATATTTTTACGACAAGTTTATACAAAGTTTAGATGTTTTACTTAATTCAAGTGTAGATTACGAAGTTAGAACAACACTTCATAAAGATTTATTAAATGAAAATGATATAAATGAAATGCAGGAAACTTTGCATAAAATTGGATACAAAAATGACTATTTTATTCAAAATTTTTTAGAAGTTGAAAACTTAACAAATATGAAAAAATCAATAAACTTTTTTGATAAAACTAAAGTAAATAATCACTTAAATATTATCTACAGAGATTAAATAACCTTGTCCTGAAATATTTTTTATTAATTCTTTTGAAGTTTTTTTTCTAAATCTTTTTATAAAAGTTCTAACTCTTTCATCAGTTACTGTCTCATTTTCCCAAAGTTTTTGTTTTAATTCATCTGTACTTGTAATAGTATTTTTATTTTGTATTAATAGATATATAAAATTTTTTTCTCTTTTTGTAATATTAATCAGCTGTTCATCTTCAAAAAGATTATTTGTATTATTATCAAAAGTAAAATGTTTATTTAAGCATATAATTCTACTTTTATCTAATTTTGAAGCAATAGTAATTATATATTCTAATAATTCATCTGGATCAAAAGGCTTTATAAAATATTTAGTTATACCAATATCTATTGCTTTTAATAGTTTTTCTTTGTCAGAAAAAGCACTAAGTACAATGATAGGAATATTTTCGTTTTCTTTTCTTATCTCTTTTGTCATATCTAAACCATCTAATTTTGGCATCATAATATCAGTAATGATTAAATCTGGATTAATCTTTTTATATTTTTCTAAGCCCTCTTCACCATTATTTGCAATTGTAAAAGAAAAAAAATAGTCAGAAATTGCATCTTTTAATAATTTGGAGATATTTACCTCATCTTCAACAAATAAAACTTTTAATTCTTTTAATATATTTTCATTATTTCTCAAACTACACTTCCTATAGGAATTTTTATTATAAATAGTAATCCATTATCTTTATTTTTAGCTTCTATTGTTCCATCTAAACTTTTTTCAATAATCATTTTTGACATAAACAAACCTAAACCAGTACCATTGCTTTGGTGTTTTGTTGTAAAATAGGGTTCAAATACTTTTTCCAAGTTTTTATTACTTACTCCACCAGCATTATCCTTAAATATTAGTGTTACACCATTTTTATCTTTAATGCTTTTTATTAAAATTTTTCTTTTTTCAATATTATTAATATTAAAAGCTTCACTTGAATTTTGAATTAGATTAATTAAAACTTGTGATAATTCATTTAATACTCCAAAAAGTTCTATTTTTTCAAACTCTTTTTCTACAAGAATATTTTCTTTTTGCAAAAGTTTTTTAGTGATTAATAATGCTTCTTCAATTGAATCACATAATAAAAATTTTTCTTTAGGTTTATTAGGATTAAAAAAGTTTGAAAAGTCTTCGATAGTTTGTGACATATTATCAATAATTTCCATTGAATCTTTATAATATTCATTTAATTTTTCTAAATTTGAAGTTTTAGCACTCTTCTTAATATTGAACATTGTTAAACTCAATTCAGTTAGTGGTTGTCTCCATTGGTGTGCTATGTTTGCTAACATTTGTCCTAAACTTGCCATACGCGACTGCCAAAACAACATCTTTTGTTTCTCTTCATTTTTAGCAATCTCTTCTTCTACTCTTTGTTCTAAAGTTTGATTTAGTTC is a window of Halarcobacter sp. DNA encoding:
- a CDS encoding response regulator, which produces MIKTLKNIRKLYNAKLLFVSNDSSLSTTIENEFDEYFKELSLVESSDEAIEKLEETNFDMIIIDTDVSAKDFEEACSAISNAAPSLPKIIISNNDNNDDIVTAINSSAYTFLTKPLKSKDIKLAVIMCLNQTKRGDKIEFQDGIYFDEYRDQFFKPGGVLIDFTRLEKGFMKLLISKKGDIVDYDTIKSVVWKGKNMSIYTMRNIVNKIRQKTYYEIIKNHSNKGYTIDSPKK
- the polA gene encoding DNA polymerase I, which encodes MKKTITIIDTFGFLFRSYFALPPLKSKSGFPTGLLTGFMNFVSNIGKDFQTDYLVFALDAKGDTFRNEIYDQYKAHRPDVPEDLLKQLPIAIEWIEKMGFQTAMKTGFEADDIIASIAHDAREKDLEVRIVSHDKDLYQLIDDNKIYLFDPIKKSIVNEDKCFEKYGVRPSQFIDYQSLLGDSADNVPGVKGVGAKTAEALIKEYGSLDKIYENLENIEKTRWKNLLTEGKEMAYISKQLVTLNTDCHCIDEIETYQLPKENPILRIADILLEYDLNRIIDRVNKEGLNYKTNIPIKIEKKVENYEYILLDDEKKLLEVINSIPEDTIVAFDTETTDIDTKNASLVGFSFCFENNKAYYIPINHQYLGAPAQISFEIVSEAINKLNTKKLVLQNFKYDFSIIKNELNIELKLYADTMILAWLLNSSERVGLDALASKYFDHTMIAFKDVVKKGENFSNVDINEACNYAAEDALFTYKIYFKLLEEFKEIQAENLVKIAHDYEFDFIYVLENMEENGIKLDIEKLKELKQKSNIYIQELTSKIYEKAGREFNINSPKQLGTLLFDELKLPPSKKTKSGYSTNEVVLQKLKDAHEIVPLLLDYRESYKLQSTYIEPLLNLAKKDDKNRIYTSFLQTGTATGRLSSKNPNLQNIPVRSEAGGLIRSAFIPKDGYKLVGIDYSQIELRLLAHFSQDEALVEAFKANKDIHRQTAVKIFGEELADSKRSIAKSINFGLLYGMGSRKLGDTLGIPAKEAKQYIDAYFENFVSVKEYLKSIENKALENGFVETLIGRRRVFDFDSANAMMKAAFLRESVNTLFQGSAADLIKLAMIDIYKKYKNNDKINMLLQIHDELIFEIEESEVDKITKDIVDIMENIYKLNVPLKVSKSIGMSWQELK
- a CDS encoding response regulator; protein product: MDSLKQNNTNITLDNSILNQSQILYVEDDELIRNETFSILERFFKKVFIAKDGKEALDIYHENKSDIELILTDINMPIMDGIEFITEVRKEDDETPVLVVTAFNDVSLLIKVIKLNVSDYIVKPMQMNATLKILNKILINKHNQKMVLKQKNELQIYKDILDKENLVSETDLNGIITYANDIFCEVSGYTKEELIGVNHNIVRHPDVSPKIYENMWNTIQNKQVWKGKIKNKAKDGSAYYVKSTVFPILDEDGNIEKYVASRFLITEDEEERHKLKKYIMHQKTQQVKHEKQLQDEFDDALHYAKMQKDQQVAKFIHELNEQIKILRAKNADEKGRVLGLEKNLKNALDKNDDLQKGYQTRIEKLHSTAITAAEEYQKIKKRDGIITEKLQKSQEAIKTLQGYIDEYRKKISDLEDVIATYEKEHGKITI
- the lgt gene encoding prolipoprotein diacylglyceryl transferase, with amino-acid sequence MEFWQNIYSNFNPVAFNIGSIAVHWYGIMYALALISAIFIAKWFIKHDKLPISNELFDSYIWWAEIGVILGARLGYVLFYDTQTMYYLTHPWQIFNPFIDGVYTGISGMSYHGAFIGFLIASLLFCKKHKVSFWFITDISVLGISGAYVFGRIGNFFNQELVGRVTDVPWGIYVDGILRHPSQLYEGALEGILVFVILFIYRKRKTFDGQLAIMYGILYSITRIIAEFYRQPDIQLGFLYGGWLTMGMLISGIFAFFCILLLLFISKKTASK